AGCACTGGCACGGCTTCTCTCCTGGGGAAACGCAGAAGGTGGgtgtggagcaggagggaggagcagccctcGGGAGCAGGAGCGATCCGTACCGGTGTGGATGCGGACGTGGCGCTGCAGCGCGCCGGGGTCGGCGAACTGGCGCTGGCAGTGCACGCACACGTACGGCTTCTCCCCGCTGTGGATCCGCAGGTGCCGCTTCAGGTTACCTGGGAACGGGGCAGGCTGAGGGACACTGGGTCcttctcccccttttcctccttcccagagcCCCAGAAGCTCCCTCGGGAAGGCCTGGTGCTATTcagggagcagggactgcagaggGATCAAGGGAATTTGGCTGCACCTTGCCTGGGATCAGGCAATCATGTGGAAGTGGAGACAGCCAGGATAAGTACCCAGTGTTGGAGGGGATCAAAAGACTCCACTGGGAGTCCAAtcctctggctctgcagcaggttGGGAGAAGATGGGAGGAGACAACCCCATCTCCAACATTTGGAAGAGGAGCTCCTTTCCAGGGTGTGACTCAATGGGGAAAACCAGGAATTCATGCAACACAACCACAGCACTGTAAAGCTGGGATGAAATCCTTCCTCTGGCTCTGATCCAGCCCCAAAATactccctgctccccccagaCCATCCAAGTCCTGTCactcagcccctcagcccctgtGCTACCTGACGTGGTGAACTGCTTCCCACACTCCCGGCACTTCAGGGGCCCATCTGCAATGTGGATCTTCAGGTGAGCCTTCAAATTCCCCACCTAGGGATGGAGAACGGGATGGAGAgagccccaaacccctctgtctCCCTTCAGAGCAACCCAAGTCCCCGTGGATCCCTTCTGGAGTGGCCTCTGGGACCTCCAAGCTTCACCCCATGGCTAAACCACCCCTTCCAAGCTCCAACATCCCTGAACTGCGTCCCATGGATAATCCACTCTTTCAGGACTGTCCTGGAACCCCCAGCTACACCTCATGAACATAACCACCATcccaggacagctctgggagCCTCCAACTGCATCCCACAGACAAATCTCCCTTCCAGGACCACAGTGGCCCAGCTTCCCCACCCCTCAGCACACCTGGTTGAACTTCTTGTCGCAGTGGGGACACTTGTGCTCCTTGTCGGTGTCGTGCGTCTCCAGGTGGCGCATCTTGGAGGTGGGGTCGGAGAAGGAGCGCCCGCAGTACTCGCACTGGTAGGGCTTCTCCCCGCTGTGCACCAGCTGGTGCCGCTTCAGGTTGCCCGAGGTGGTGAAGAGCTTGCCGCAGTCCTCACAGCGGTAGCGCGCCTCGCCCGTGTGCCGCTTCTTGTGCAGGTTCAGGAGGCTGATGAGCCGGTAGCTCTTGCCGCACTCCTCGCAGCCGTAGGGCTTCAGCGGGCTGGGACGAGGTGGGAATGTCAcacccagcacctgctgccccagcccgagcGCCACCCCCAGCCAGACCCACAGCAATCACAGAACAGCTTGGTTTAGGAGGGACCTCCCAGCTCATCGTGTTCCACCAGACCCCACCCgccactagaccaggctgctccaggccccaTTCagccctgaacacttccagggatggggagtccaTGAAATAACACAAAAGGGAAGAACTGTCTGGATGATGGTCTCAGACACAGGGTAGGATTCTGatggtgtctgtgcagggccaggaattgGGActtgatccttgtggatcccttccacCTCAGGACTATTCTGTGACTATGACAGAGGCAGAAAGACAAATCTCCCAGATACCCCAACACACAGCGGATTTCCAAAGGATTCAACCATTCCTAGCAAACCTCTCACTTTTCAGGTGTCTGTCCCTGGCTCCAGCCGTACCTGTGCGTCTTCTCGTGGGCCTTGCAGGCAGCCGGGTCGGAGAAGGCCTTGCTGCACTCCCTGCACGAGAAGGGCTTCTCTCCAGTGTGGATACGGATGTGCCGCTTGAAGTTGCCGGTGTGGGTGAACTCCTTCCCGCAGTCCtagggacagagggacaggcactgtcacctcactgtccccagggtgcccggtggcagctggagctgcagccaggagcccGGCCGGCCTCACCTCGCACTTGTGCGTGACGGAGCCGTAGGCCTTGGACTCGGTGCGGTCGCTGAAGGTGCCGGAGTGCGGCAGGCGCAGCTCCCCCGCGTTCTCCTGCCCCGAATCTGTGCTTCCCAACTCGTTATCCTCAGTGTTCTCCCCGTTCTCCAGCTGGGCGCGCTCTTCCTCAGGGATTTTACCCTCATCTTCCTTCTCCACTAtcatctcctcctcttcctccttcctttctggCTTCATCTCTGCGGGTAGAAAATGGGGGATGCTCCAATTTGGGAGCGGCAGCAGAGGCACAAAATCCACCTGTATTTCCTAACCTAAAGAGACTGGGACTAGGTATTCCCTGTCCCACATCTGAGATAGAAGGGAAGTCAAAACCCATCCATCATCACCTTTGCTTGGAATTTGCAGGTAATTAGCCCTAAATTCCCAAAGcctgtgcaggcagaggagaATTTCCCAACTCTCCTATGCTCCATGAGGATCCTGCCTCACAAAACTCACACTCACACCATTAATTCCACAGAAATGGAGCTctggccagctctgccccagccctgctcaccaaCACACCTCCTGTCCCGGTGCTGTCGGTGGCCGCGGTGCCGCTGCCTGCTGCACTCTCCGACGGCTGCGGGAGCCCGGCAATGTCGACCTTGAGATCCTCCTGGATGGCAGCGCCTGACCCTGTGAGCACCAGAGTGTCAGGACAGGGTGTGCTGGGGGTGACAGCAGGACACAGTCACCCCTTGGTGGCTCACCTTCCTGGCCAACTGGCTGCTCCGCAGGTGCCTCGGGCTGTGCCGCCACCTCCggcttctcctccttctcctcagtGTCAGGAGCAGCTGACCTGGCTTTGTCAGGCTCCCCCAGAGCTTCTGCCAACACCAATGTCTTGTCATCGGCCGCCACCTTGTCAGCTCCTGTGAGGGAACAGGCAAAGCcgtccagctgctgctgccaggaggattcccaaatcccacaaaattcacagaagcagcaatttttcaactgctggtgctgcccaagAGGGTCAAACTCCATCCTGGTGCACCACATCCACCCAGGAACTGGGTTTGCAAAGTGGCCAAGGAGCATAAGTGGATAAATTTTGGACTGCATGAAGCCTAAGTGGGTAAATCAACCTCACTTTGCCTGACAGGAAGCCAGGAGGGTACGTACCCATCTCGGGGGGCTGCTGGTTCAGCCCAGGGGGATTTTCTGGGGGCACAGAGAGAGATTTGAGTGCGTTGCAAGCGCTGACGATCTCCTGCATCTGCAGGAAACCTGCCACGGCCAGCACGTCCTCCACGTTGTcagggctcaggctcagcttAGCCGTGTACATGAACTCCAGAACCTGGCCCAGGCCTGCAGGGGAGGTGACACAACCAGGAATGAGCCCTCAACCCTCACTCCTGCATTTTGAAACACTCAAAATAACAAGCTGAACAGCCTCCCTCGAAGCCTGGGCAGGGAATTGCGTTGTTtaaggagcagggagggatcGTGGATAAAAATTCCAGGCCTACCTGCGGCATTGCTGATGTCCAGGTGCACCACGTCCTTCTGGTCCACGAAGAGCATGCGGAAGTAATCACTGCAGGCGGCCAGCACGGCCTTGTGGGCCTTGAAGTCGATGCCATCCACCACGAAGGTGCAGTcgcagagcagccccagctgccgcTGCTGGTTCAGCCGCTCCAGcacctgctggctgtgctgcgGGAAATCcatggctgtggggagggaaaaatCCCCAGGACGGGGGGTGAGGTGGGTGGTGAAGGGGTCGTGGAGGAAGAGAGATCACAATGCACGACCTGACTGCCCTGGTGGTTAAAAAAACGGCCCAAAAAGGTGAATTTCAGCTCCTTTCCTGGCTACACCCAGCCCCAAACGCTCTCCTTGAACAGCCACGACTCCAGCAGAGGGCTAGAAGGAGTTGATGGAACAGCCACAATGGTTTTTAGCCACCCTGACAGCACTCAGAACACAGCTACTGCTCCTCTGCTGGTCCAAGCGGCGAGCCTTGTCACCTCTGCAGACACAAGTGCcatcatccctgctctgtgtcacgGCTCCTGCCAAGGTCACAGCATGGAAGTGTTCATCCAAaccttccagctcctgctctttccaGCTGCTCATGTCACAATACCAAGgaagttttatattttattatgtgtTTGGAGGGAGTTCCCCATGCttggagcacagctctgcctaaAGAATGCTGTAAAGTGTTGGAAACATGGCAAAGCTCCAATTTTCCAGCAGGTCCTTGTCAGCAAAGTGCCACACTGTGGATTTTCTCCTGAGCTGCATCGATAGGATGAATGAAGGGTTTTCACTTGGCTTTGTCTTCCAACAGTGATTCTGGTGCTGAAGGGATTGCTTCAAGGGATTGGCAAGGAGGGACGAGAAAGGACACAGGGACTATCCAGTTATTGTTCATGCAGGAATTCTCTAAAACTCTGGATGCTGAAGTAGGAAGGTTATGGCTCGGGAAGCACTGCTGGCTTCCATGCTCATTGTATCTGAAAGTTTCCAGCCCATGGAAGATGTTTTTCCCCTTCACCACCTCTTAAATCAGGAGTTTCCAGTCAGAAAAAAGCGAGAGGTTTGGATCCACAACACCaggcacctccagctcctgttCCTTCCAGTGATCAGTGGTCAGAGGGAGCCTCCTCCTGTCAGCTGCGAGTGCCAGCAACACTTGGGAAGGATCTTCCTCCCAGGGATTCATTCAGCTTCCAGAGGCACTCCCAGTGTGGATGAGAAGCCAGGAGCTCTCTGACTGCATCGGATCATGCACAGAGATAGGAAGTTCCACTCCATTTTGTTGTTGCAaggagctccctgccctggctttCCCCCAGTTCTCCAAACTCCCAAAATACATACCTGACAATACTTGGGTCAAAATACTGCACAGCATGGCCCAGTGTAGTTTGCAAAGCTCGGGAAATAAGGGGGAGCATTTTCCCTGCAGGGTGAACAAGGCTGTGTTCCGTGCTcagagagctctgtgcagcaggacTTGAGGAATCTTGACAGTTTGATGCACTAAAAGGGTATTTTGGAGGATTTGTGGGAGGCACTTTGCATCTGAACGATGATTTTTAACATTCCAGGATTGGATTTGTCTCAGCTTTCCTCCCCAGCTTTGAGAAGGAAGTAAAAATCCAGAAAACTCAAGTCTTCCCCAGAAAACCTTCCTATTTTCTGTAGTCTCCCCCACAATGTCACGTTCCAGCTCCCTTGGAAGCGCAGCAGGGAGAGGCTTGGATGAGCCCTCTACACCCACACCCAGCAGTCACTGTCATCTTACCCACTAAAATCCCTGACTCTGAGGTTTGACAATCCCAAACACCTGGGCCCAACCACCAGGACTGGTGCCCAAGCTCacccctctgctgtgaggagctgTGAGGGTCAGAGGGCTGTGTCTCTCCTCCAGAGATTTCCGCTTTCCAGGTGGAAAGTGGTAGTTCAGGTCAGTCTCTACGCAGCCATcctgggaaaaatgggatgaaaaattcaattttaaaccTCCAGTCTGGGGTGCTGAAGGTGCAAAATCACTGTGCACCCTCTGATTTCCCCTCAGGGGAGGTAATTCCCCTCCCCGACAAGGCTGTTGAGCCTCCCATTATCCAATTAATCATGGAAAAGTTCATTATGAGCCCACCCACGCCCACCACACAGATAAATACAGCAGCTGCAGTCCCAGGGAGCTTCCCACGTGAGCTCTGCTAAGCGCTCCTGCTAATTAGCGACATTacctctccccttccctgccacaTGAATATCTACCtattaaaaacccccaaacctccctaaactggaaaaaacagtGATTTAAACACTGCCTTTCATGGCTGTCACCACCCAGCCATCCATCCTGGGGAGATGAAAGGCAAGAGGGGGTTTGTTTCCTACCCACCGTCATCTCTCGCCTCATGCGTCAGCTCAGGGAACAACGCGGCCCCAGCCCTCGCTGCCTCTGCCCACAGGGGTCTGTCCTCATTCCCAGGAATGGATCCTGCAAcgttttgcattaaaaaaataaagtttagaGCTGATCTGAACGGAGCAGATCTATGTAATAACAGTAAGGATCATGAAACAGGGAGGGGCTGCGGAGCTTGTGGTCGGAAGCGGAAGGCGAACTGTGGGAGGGGAAATGATCACAAAGTGGAAAAAACGTggtgaaaaggaaataaaaggagaaagatATGAGGAGAGGAACATCCTGGACGTCCCACAGGGAACAGACATCCTGAAGATGCCTTGGTTATTTGAATTTCATGCTTATGGAtatgctggtgctgctctggaCACCAAGAGCGTGAGGTCTGCCCTGAAACCCCTCCTGTGAACGCAGCACCCAGGGATGACAAACCCTTGTTTCCTCGGGGAAAAACACCCTCTGGAAAGCTGGCTGAGGGCTGGAATCTCGGGAGAAGCCTCTGATGCAGATATGAAACTAAGGAAACGGGGCTGATCCGGGAAATGTGCCATCCATGGCCACCCGCAGAGGGCACGGAGCGCCAGGAGGGGCTGTCACCTCGCCAAAACGCCAGAACAAGAGAAAATCCCGCTCTCCTTGCGGCTGTCCCGGTCCCTGAGGGCGGGGATGTGCCTGGCGCAGGCTCGAGGCTGTGACCCCCACTCCCCACCATCGGGAGGGTTTTTCGGTGGCCCAGGGGACGGTGATGCCCCAAGCCCGGGGACAGAGGCCACGCGTCACGTCCCGGCGGGGGGCACACAGcggacagggacaccctggggtgCAGCCGGGACCCCTCGGGGCACTCACGGCAGCCACgcgctccctgctcccctcatgACATCCAGAGCTCCCGTTTCCCCTCACCAGAGGCCCCCACTCCCCCTACGACAGCCACCAAGCCCCATTCCCCTCATGAGGAGCCCCGGCTCCCCTCGCAGCAGCCAACAAACCCTGACGATATCCGGCAGCCCCTCGTTCCTACCGCGATCAACCCCTCT
This DNA window, taken from Oenanthe melanoleuca isolate GR-GAL-2019-014 chromosome 21, OMel1.0, whole genome shotgun sequence, encodes the following:
- the ZBTB17 gene encoding zinc finger and BTB domain-containing protein 17, producing the protein MDFPQHSQQVLERLNQQRQLGLLCDCTFVVDGIDFKAHKAVLAACSDYFRMLFVDQKDVVHLDISNAAGLGQVLEFMYTAKLSLSPDNVEDVLAVAGFLQMQEIVSACNALKSLSVPPENPPGLNQQPPEMGADKVAADDKTLVLAEALGEPDKARSAAPDTEEKEEKPEVAAQPEAPAEQPVGQEGSGAAIQEDLKVDIAGLPQPSESAAGSGTAATDSTGTGEMKPERKEEEEEMIVEKEDEGKIPEEERAQLENGENTEDNELGSTDSGQENAGELRLPHSGTFSDRTESKAYGSVTHKCEDCGKEFTHTGNFKRHIRIHTGEKPFSCRECSKAFSDPAACKAHEKTHSPLKPYGCEECGKSYRLISLLNLHKKRHTGEARYRCEDCGKLFTTSGNLKRHQLVHSGEKPYQCEYCGRSFSDPTSKMRHLETHDTDKEHKCPHCDKKFNQVGNLKAHLKIHIADGPLKCRECGKQFTTSGNLKRHLRIHSGEKPYVCVHCQRQFADPGALQRHVRIHTGEKPCQCLICGKAFTQASSLIAHVRQHTGEKPYVCERCGKRFVQSSQLANHIRHHDNIRPHKCTVCNKAFVNVGDLSKHIIIHTGEKPFLCDKCGRGFNRVDNLRSHVKTVHQGKAGIKILEPEEGDEVNIVTVASDDMVTLATEALAATAVTQLTVVPVAAAVTADETEALKAEITKAVKQVQEADPNTQILYACDSCGEKFLDASSLAQHVRIHTAQALVMFQAEPDFYQPYGSSGWPAEQVIPAAELLFRPRDGPELPPAAAPAPPAEGPPPPPE